The Rosa rugosa chromosome 1, drRosRugo1.1, whole genome shotgun sequence genomic sequence CAGTTGCCCAAAAAGCAAAATGGATCATCTGAAATTGTTTATGCTAGATTTTTCTAAAATTTGAGCAAATTGAGGCTGGTTTGCTCAActgtgaattttgttttctcaatTGAACAACAAGCTCGATCTAAGCTGAGATCAAGTTAGAAAGAAGAACAACAGACTCGATTTTGTCAGGAAGTGCTGATTAAACTTGAAAATCATCATATGAAATTGCATTGTTCCACACATGCATGAATATTGAATTACATTATGACAAAAAACTATAACCAAGTAAATAAATAACAGTACATGCTCAGCTTCATATCTGCAAATGAGAGCTGAAGCTAGGAACCAAACAAACCAAAAGCACAATCCATTTTAGGAAGAACCAAACTTGATTTTCGTACTTGTGTCAGTTGTGTGTGTCACTCTATTTTTAGCTGTTTCTTCATGTACTCGCATACAGCATCAGGCAGTGGACGGAGGATGTATTGTGTACCAAGTCTGGATGCCGGTTAACCCCAGGACTGCTAGAGCACCCAGTAAAGCCATGATAGCCCAGGGGCTTCTGAAATGATCGTGATAGAATTGAGCCATCCAGACAGTCAACTTGGTTTTCCACTTGGTTTTGCAGTGCACTTCTAATTGGCCATAGACACTGAGGTATGTTTCACTGTTAGGCACCAAATCAGTACCTATCTCATTGAAAAGTTTAGCCACCTCTTCATCACTCCCAAGGAAGTTGCGTAGTACGCCTGCCTTCCTTAGCTGTTTAACATCATCTGCATGATCAATCAGTGAATCCAGGAAGCATATGTAAGAGGTGACCCCAAAGTCATTTTGGAAATCAGGACACATCTCATAGGCTACCAAATTCAAGAACTTGGGCCCCATGGAGTCGTTTACCGATATTGGTGGAAGACTTAGGAATCCTACAAAGCCTAGAGAAGTAAAAGATATGTCCCTCAAGGTGCTTCTCTTACTAGGCTTTAAATGGATCCCTGCTGCTTTAAGCTCCTGTATGTTGCGGAATGATTGTCGGCGATCTTTatgttttttcttcttgtgGCGGTCTGGGGGACCTAGCATTTCTGTTCGGAGAAGCTCTAAAAGATGAGCGGGCGGCTCTTCCATGTTTATGGATGTACCTCCTAGTGGACGTGTTCTTTTGTCCGCTGTCTCTCTAACAAAATCATCGATTACGGTCTTCAAGTCCGCCTGTTTGTCACTTTTCTGCATCAACAACTCGAGGACTTGGTAAGGGAGTTGGTTTTCTAGCAAGAACAAATCTTGTTTTGCAAAAGCCACCTGATCTCTCTTGATCTTGAAACTTGCTAACTCATGGTGCATAAAGGAGTATATGAACTGTAGGGTTGAACATCCATCTAAGAATAACAAGTCTGTGAGGACCTCGTCGGTGTAGGACCTTGTTGCTTCCTCATTGTAGCAGTCCTTTAGTGTGCTGATGTTGTCCTCAATGACCTTGTGCAAATCTTCAGCTTGACGGCCACTTTCTTTGATAAATTTTGCTGCCAGTGCAGGCTTGAACTTCTCTGCCAGCTGACACCTTGCTTTATTATGATGGAAAGGACCAATTGCTACTGCCCTTGGCTCATAGTATTTCTCAAACTTTCGGTGATCTCGGAGCATGTCAGGAACCCTTTGGATCTTTGGTTTTGAGCTTTGAGACTGAGGCTGAGCTAGCCTTTCTTCTGCTTCCTTTATGTTTTCGAACAACTTCTCCTTGGATGACTGTTCAGGGATTGTGATGCTCCGACTTGGAGTTTCATTCATGGAAGCCATGTTTTCGTTTCGTGCCATTTTTGAAGTGCCTGTCTAAATAAGGTAACTCTGGCTCTTTGAGTACTGGTTCTAGTGCCTGCTTGTATAGTAAGAACTAAGACATGCCACAGAAACTTGTGGATTACGAAAACGTAAAGGGTAGTAATATGCACATTGCTCAGGATCTGCATATGAAGtttggtattatatgtcttacGAAAAAAACTTAAACTTTAAGTGCATCTCAAGTCACTGATTATGAGGAATGAGCTGGAGATGAGCTCCTTTTAACTTTATTCCCTATCTAGCAGGGAGCATCTTTTGTACAAACTCGACACTCTACCTGACGATTCGATTAACTTCAAACCCCGCAAATCCAACTGACTAATATTACTTGGGGTCGTTTATTAAACTCAAAAGAATGAAAAGCAATATGCGATCATAGACAACTAGAGCAAACAAAAAGTTTGAGATAACCTGTCAGACTACCAAGACTTGTATGGTAAATGAACATAAACAAGATGAATATTTTattctaaataaataaatgttgcCGCAATAAGCATCATATATACCTACAATCCATCCTTGAAAGTGTTTCAACATTCAATCAATCTTGTACTTCAACCGACTGTCCAAAAGGACAACATATAAGAGTCTTCAATTGTCTCTGAACCAAATTTTGATGAGGGCCAAAAGCATACGTAACATAATTCTAACTAATTAAGGGTACCAAAAAAAGTGAATTCATTGCTTAGCCAGTAATATGCGTTGATATAAGAATATCGAAATGACTAGTTCTGTGAAAGCTCTCGGCTGCGCCTGGCAGCAGCAACAACTGCATTCATCAATATTCCACGAAATCCAACCTTCTCCAGCTCATGAATGCCAGTAATGGTAGTTCCACCAGGTGATGTTACATCATCTTTTAGCTGACCTGGATGCTTCCCAGAACTAGTAGCCATAGATGCTGCTCCTAAtacctaaaaaaaataaaaaaataaaagacaatatAAACAATCAGAGCTCCTCATAACAAAGAATCCAAGAAGAATAAATGGAAATTGCATAATGAGGAATGCCCTGAAGAATCAATGGAAATTGCGATGAAGTTTAAGTGGACATTAGTACTACAGAAACTGTAAACGCgcaaatattttaaaaatatcttgaaaacaaataaaaattttacATTTATCTTTCAGATTTAAAGCCACTGAGTATTCATAAAGAGTTGAGATttaaaaacgaaaaagaaaattcaGTTCTTTAGTTACTTTTTTTGTGCAGGTAATAAGGTTTAACTTCTTAAAGTATAGTGATTTATAACTAGGATGTATTACATGCAATACGTCCCTTTTGTGCAACTGCATTGTCAAAATTTTGAGAAATATAACAGGCACATGTCATACCCACGCACATATACACGATGGTGTGATATCATGTGACTGCTTTAGTATGTCATTTGACTTACAGTTTGAGATGCTAGACCCAATGCAAGTTCTCGCGGTAGACCTGCAGCAACTCCTCCATCTGCCAAAGCCTCTAtagccaaatatatatatgcaggacCACTACCGCTGTAATTTCCAAACATATATtaatcaaaacatatttttttaaaaaaaaaagcttgAATGAGAAACATTGCATTCTCTGAAAGATGCAAGGAAAGAGGAACACAGAATTATCATTTCACAATAGGAGATAAAGTAAAGATACTGAACAGTAGAATATGAATCAGTATGAGTTTATTTCATGAATTGAAGTTACATACCTTAGGCCAGTAATTGCATCAAACAATTTTTCATCGGCTTTCCAAATCTTGCCTACTGATCCAAATAATTCAGCTATTAAGTCTCCATCTTGTTCTGTTGCAGCTCCTCCCAAGCTCAAAACTGTTTGAACATAGGAATATAGGATTAAGAACTTCACCATATTCACTCCACTTATCAAATTTTTaacacaaaattaaaaaagcAAAGTAGAAAATTAGAGGCAAGAGTTTGAAAACCCATATGCTAACCATGTAGGACCATGAAGATTATGACAAAATAAAACGGATATTTTCGCCAATATCATATATAAACTTGTCATCCAACCAAATGCAGTAAGACAATACGCATTTTACAAGTCTTCTATTAGGGTGGATAGCTCTCTTATTGCAAGCTTTTGTTGAACATATAATGAGAAAGGAAATAGTGCGGGATTCAGTATGTTAAAGTCTGCTACGTATCATATTGTGAGAGTTCTGAAGGCAGCTGGAGTAATCCATGATATAGGCTTTAGAAATGTTATCAACCTAGTAGACATAAAATTACCCTTAGTGCTTTCCGTGACATAAGAACTGAAAAGCTGATTGGATGAACCAATCCTCATAAATGAACATATTAACTATACAAATAAGAGATTGGTTCTCCAAAGGACAACTTGTTCAGCCCTACACATACCCTTTGCTGGAAGCTAATGAATTTGGAACAGCATCCATTTACAACTGATAGCTTACaaataatttataaataatatcatttacacatttttgtttttattgagCCTAAGCCTCagatttaaaataaaatgataataaTTTGTAAggataaaataataataataataataataataataataataataataataataataaaaagcatCATCAAAAAGATAGTTGAAGTACCTGATGCTGCAACACCAACAGCAGAAGGAGTATTGGGCATTACCCTGATAAATCGGCTGTGCCCGGCCCAATCCTGAGGAAAACGGAACAAATTGGTTAGGCAAAATACAACAAGCCTAAGGCTAAAGACTTGAATTTCATATATTGTAGGAAAAACTGAGAGCTCAAAGTCATATGTGAAActtaaaaatataattaaacACATGAACCATGATATGTACACTCGTACATGTAGAAATCAATGCGCAAAAGCATGAGCAAATAGGAAGAAACAATGAGCAGCTATACTCTTTCAGATTATGATTTCAAAAGCTGAAGATGACAGCAATGTTTATGCATAACATGTTGATCAAAATAAGTTGTTTCCTGGATTGGGCCTTCCCTGGTATTGAGAGCACAGTTACTAGAGTCATCATCAACCAACTACTAGTGTGTGCCTCGTAAGTCATTATTATGCTTGAGCTATCACtagtcttctttttcttttctttttgtctcttttttttttttcacatgaaACAGAAGCATTCACTAATAATTCACTAATAACGAAAGTTGCAACAACAATGGAGATTGAATGCAGATAAGAGTAATAGGATGGTGAAAGTGAGAGAGACCTGGAGATCTTTCAATTTGACTCCAGCTGCAATTGAAACAAGCAGCTTCTTTCTGGAAAGCAATGGCCTCAGTTGCAAAACTACATCTTTGACTGCATAAACCATTATCATAAATGTTCACTAAACAAACACAACATCATCAAGTCCAGAACCAAGAAACGCTTCTGTCATAAAAGGGCATACATACCGACTTGAGGTTTGACCGCGAAAATGATGACATCACTCTCTTCAACCACCTGTTATCACCATACATATCATTATGAACACGAATCCAAAAAAATAGATAGATGCAGATTACAGACATGatgagagacaaagaagaagaaagaggagggGATGGGGCCAAACGTCGTCGTTGCGAGGGAGTACGTGGACGCCGAAGGACTCGAAAGCTTGGAGTCGAATGGGGCTGGAATGGGAGGTAGTGATGCGATTTTCGGGGGAAGAATGCCTGATCGGACGACTCCTCTGGCGATGCTCTCCGCCATTTTACCTGCTCCGATGAACCCAAGCTTGTAGGTCTCCGTCGGGATGGGTAGCGCCTCCATTGTTTCGGGATATTTTTCTTTCGTTTTCAACACCTTTTATCTCACTTTCTTTTGTATTTGTGTGTGCTCTTTATGCTGTGGCGAGTTGAGTGTTGTGAAGGTGGCGTTTTGGAATAGGTACTTGAGACCTAATTGCCTAGCTGTGTGGTTCTTTGGACATTTTGGACACGAATCACGATTACTTGATCGCCATTGTCGGAATCAGCTACttttgggtgtgtgtgtttggtggggtggtaaggctttggtctcatatataagaggtcaggagttcgagcccatcaagggtgggagtggggtggtgttttgaaaaaaaaaaaaaattgtgcaaTGCCATTATATTATTATACGTGAGAATAGTGATTTTATTGGGAACTTCAAATCAGCTCACTTGAGCTCACtgtattatgaattattaaatgatatatataacttactataaaatgactattaaggacaataattataccaaaaaaaaaaaatattgttcaAGTGAaactctaatttgtgtttggcccaaactctaggttacttgacctagtggtaatagggtttaattagaagaatctagagattatctttccttgtatgtttcagactctatgtattgtaaacctctatataaaaagcctcctattatcaatgagaatacacagcaatttcctctcaatttctgattccctaaaacacgttatcagcacgaagccctaaccctgaaaccctaaattcgtagccttcaaatcccaaaaacctccgccgcccaccttgaagctctcacctctagaagcccagaaccggcggcgctgcctccagaaccggccggaatcgacctgaaccggccacctgaAGTGACCAAACCGGCCTCCCAAGAAGAATCCGAAGATCTCCTGCCTAGTTTGCCATCTTCCCGTCCACCTTCCACTGCCATATTTTGTCAGTAGCTGCACCTCGTCCCCAGATTCCGGGAACCGAAAAAACCATCACTGGAACCGGCCTGGAAACATCCGAACTGGCCGCTTGAAGATACTGCACCACCGAACCGCCGCCTACTTCAGTCAACCCTGCCTCAGTCAACCCAGCACAGCAGAAGCAGCCCAACTTTAGCTTCGGcccaaaagaaaggaaaaacccTAGGCCCAGAAGCACTGCAGGATCTCGGCCCAAAGTcagaagcccagaagcccagcAGCCTGaagcccactgacgtcagccCTGCGTCAtcagccacgtcagcatccaCGCAAGCATCCAGTCAGCACA encodes the following:
- the LOC133735780 gene encoding UPF0481 protein At3g47200-like; the protein is MARNENMASMNETPSRSITIPEQSSKEKLFENIKEAEERLAQPQSQSSKPKIQRVPDMLRDHRKFEKYYEPRAVAIGPFHHNKARCQLAEKFKPALAAKFIKESGRQAEDLHKVIEDNISTLKDCYNEEATRSYTDEVLTDLLFLDGCSTLQFIYSFMHHELASFKIKRDQVAFAKQDLFLLENQLPYQVLELLMQKSDKQADLKTVIDDFVRETADKRTRPLGGTSINMEEPPAHLLELLRTEMLGPPDRHKKKKHKDRRQSFRNIQELKAAGIHLKPSKRSTLRDISFTSLGFVGFLSLPPISVNDSMGPKFLNLVAYEMCPDFQNDFGVTSYICFLDSLIDHADDVKQLRKAGVLRNFLGSDEEVAKLFNEIGTDLVPNSETYLSVYGQLEVHCKTKWKTKLTVWMAQFYHDHFRSPWAIMALLGALAVLGLTGIQTWYTIHPPSTA